A stretch of the Streptococcus himalayensis genome encodes the following:
- a CDS encoding IS66 family transposase, which produces MEELLAIIKQQAAVNQQLTNELALLREQVAYLTQKLYGKSSEKVVHQTGQLSLFGEESLPEEESDLPS; this is translated from the coding sequence ATGGAAGAGCTATTAGCCATTATTAAACAACAAGCAGCTGTTAACCAACAACTCACAAATGAACTTGCTCTTCTTCGTGAACAAGTAGCTTACTTAACTCAAAAACTTTATGGCAAGTCATCAGAGAAGGTTGTGCATCAAACTGGTCAGCTCAGCTTATTCGGTGAGGAAAGCCTACCTGAAGAAGAATCTGACTTGCCCAGTTGA
- the tnpB gene encoding IS66 family insertion sequence element accessory protein TnpB (TnpB, as the term is used for proteins encoded by IS66 family insertion elements, is considered an accessory protein, since TnpC, encoded by a neighboring gene, is a DDE family transposase.), producing the protein MSIRLSDLGQVYLVCGKTDMRQGIDSLAYLVKRQFELDPFSGQVFLFCGRRKDRFKALYWDGQGFWLLYKRFENGKLTWPNDEHEVKALTSEQVDWLMKGFSISPKIKSTKSRDFY; encoded by the coding sequence ATGAGCATCCGACTCAGTGATTTAGGGCAGGTCTATCTGGTTTGTGGCAAAACTGATATGCGTCAAGGGATTGATTCGCTGGCCTATCTCGTTAAACGTCAATTTGAATTAGATCCCTTTTCTGGTCAAGTTTTTCTCTTCTGTGGTCGCCGCAAAGATCGTTTCAAAGCTCTTTATTGGGATGGACAAGGTTTCTGGTTGCTTTACAAGCGATTTGAAAACGGCAAACTCACTTGGCCTAATGATGAACATGAGGTCAAAGCCCTCACTTCCGAGCAAGTAGACTGGCTGATGAAGGGATTTTCGATAAGCCCTAAAATAAAATCTACAAAAAGTCGTGATTTCTATTGA